The following are encoded together in the Desulfovibrio sp. Huiquan2017 genome:
- the queD gene encoding 6-carboxytetrahydropterin synthase QueD, whose amino-acid sequence MPGKWKLTITQEFSASHQLRNYGGKCENMHGHNFGVEVAVEGDTLDPKVQYLVDFKELKRLTRTVLDKLDHKHLNEVECFTEINPSSENLAMFIYRNLKANMPGNVSLVEVSVSENSSSRATYWEE is encoded by the coding sequence ATGCCCGGCAAATGGAAATTGACCATTACCCAGGAGTTCTCGGCCTCGCACCAACTGCGCAACTACGGCGGCAAATGCGAGAACATGCACGGCCACAACTTCGGTGTCGAGGTGGCCGTCGAGGGGGATACCCTGGACCCCAAGGTCCAGTACCTGGTGGACTTCAAGGAACTGAAGCGACTGACCCGGACCGTGCTGGACAAGCTCGATCACAAGCACCTGAACGAGGTCGAGTGCTTCACCGAAATCAATCCCTCCTCCGAAAACCTGGCCATGTTCATCTACCGGAACCTCAAAGCGAACATGCCCGGGAACGTCTCCCTGGTGGAGGTCTCGGTTTCGGAGAACAGTTCGTCCAGGGCCACCTATTGGGAAGAGTAA
- a CDS encoding nucleotide pyrophosphohydrolase yields the protein MDSLAELNERHRQFVADRNWQKHQTPKNLVMALTGEVGELVELFQWLTPEESRAVSGDRKQAVAEEMADVLIYLVRLADEMGIDLVAAAHEKCEINERKYPAEAFQGSDLRPHEYKESR from the coding sequence ATGGACTCACTTGCCGAACTGAACGAACGCCACCGCCAATTCGTCGCGGACCGCAACTGGCAGAAGCACCAGACGCCCAAGAACCTGGTCATGGCCCTGACCGGCGAGGTCGGGGAGCTGGTCGAACTGTTCCAGTGGCTGACCCCGGAGGAGAGCCGCGCTGTCTCGGGCGACCGCAAACAGGCCGTGGCCGAGGAAATGGCCGACGTACTCATCTATCTGGTCAGGCTGGCCGACGAGATGGGCATCGACCTGGTTGCGGCGGCCCACGAAAAATGCGAAATCAACGAGAGAAAGTACCCGGCCGAAGCCTTCCAGGGAAGCGATCTCCGGCCGCACGAATACAAGGAGTCCAGATAA
- the dnaE gene encoding DNA polymerase III subunit alpha: protein MAEFVHLHVHTEYSLLDGAIRIGDLLTRTKDLGMPAVAITDHGCMFGAVVFYMAAKELGIKPIIGCEVYVAPGDVDEVDAHHKKDHGGGYHLILLAKNQRGYKNLIKIVSEGYLNGFYYKPRVCKNLLKQHADGLVALSACLAGEVPRALMNEGLEAGAAMARTYESIFPGNFYLELQDNGIAKQTRLNELLIKCAEETGLPLVATNDCHYLTAEDYEAHDTLLCIQTQTTVDAEKRFRMETRELYFKTPEEMEKAFAHVPEAIANTQRIAEMCNLEIELGNYYFPEYELPEGVSMNEEFDRLCREGLRRRLNTITYEVDEEKYWKRLDYELGVIKEMGFPAYFLIVQDFINWAKDNRIPVGPGRGSAAGSIVAWSLKITNLDPLPYDLLFERFLNVERVSMPDIDVDFCERRRLEVVKYCAEKYGVDRVAQITTFGTMKTKAVIKDVGRALGMTFGETDRIAKLIPDDPAVMAKLLGVEKAKITVPNAVKAVTELDDMVATDPKVAKLIDISTRLEGLCRHASTHAAGVVISNKPMIEYLPLYKGKKGEIVTQFDMKKVEKVGLIKFDFLGLRTMTVIEDCLDIIREQGKQAPNLETLHLDDPDTFAIFAKGDTDGIFQVESSGMRKYLRMLGPDCFEDIVAMLALYRPGPLGMIGSHGVSMVDEFIMRKHGEIEVTYPHPSLEETLKPTYGVMVYQEQVMATAMVIANYSLGEGDLLRRAMGKKIAEEMAKQRSRFLEGSRENNIDDAVANDIFDTMEKFAAYGFNKSHSAAYALISYHTAYLKAHFPVEFMAALMSTEMNNTDKIIMYVNACRDMEITVRQPDINAGQARFSVKDGEILFAMAAIKNVGEEAINEIVVERAANGPFSSIFDFCERVNLRRVTKRVLESLIKAGALDCFSCSRAALLEDLDKAVALGQKKAKEKESGMLNMLDMLGGGEKKDAPHTPTCSLCEEFEDREKLSLEKEVLGFFLSGHPLLAYRHDMQRLRTVTLEECKTIPNGTEVRVAVIIPDFKQFITRKGDPMAFCNAEDLTTYGEVTMLPNVYAEARELLDADRPLLIQGKIDQRDDQPGPEGAPKSAKILADKVQFLADAVQGSDQPVSLWIGEKRAVDAHLNALKAILKRYPGTTGVNLGIITPEAVINMRLGNGWKVFPGRDFWKEVEAWQNGDAKAYRAETEAQPA from the coding sequence GTGGCCGAATTCGTTCATCTTCACGTTCATACCGAATATAGCCTGCTGGACGGCGCCATCCGCATCGGCGATCTGCTGACACGGACCAAAGACCTGGGCATGCCCGCGGTGGCCATCACCGACCACGGATGCATGTTCGGGGCCGTGGTCTTCTACATGGCCGCCAAGGAGCTGGGCATCAAGCCGATCATCGGCTGCGAGGTGTATGTGGCTCCCGGCGACGTGGACGAGGTGGACGCGCACCACAAGAAGGACCATGGCGGCGGTTACCACCTGATCCTGCTGGCCAAGAACCAACGCGGCTACAAGAACCTGATCAAGATCGTCTCCGAAGGCTACCTGAACGGTTTCTACTACAAGCCGCGTGTGTGCAAGAACCTGCTGAAGCAACACGCCGACGGGCTCGTCGCCCTGTCCGCCTGCCTGGCGGGCGAAGTGCCCCGCGCGCTCATGAACGAAGGGCTCGAAGCGGGCGCGGCCATGGCCCGAACCTACGAATCCATCTTTCCGGGCAACTTCTACCTGGAGCTTCAGGACAACGGCATCGCCAAGCAGACACGGCTCAACGAACTGCTCATCAAGTGCGCCGAGGAGACCGGCCTGCCCCTGGTGGCCACCAACGACTGCCACTACCTGACCGCCGAAGACTACGAGGCCCACGACACCCTGTTGTGCATCCAGACCCAGACGACGGTGGACGCGGAAAAACGGTTCCGCATGGAGACCAGGGAGCTGTATTTCAAGACCCCGGAGGAAATGGAGAAGGCGTTCGCCCACGTGCCCGAGGCCATCGCCAACACCCAGCGCATCGCGGAGATGTGCAATCTCGAGATCGAGCTGGGCAACTATTACTTCCCGGAATACGAACTGCCCGAAGGCGTGTCCATGAACGAGGAGTTCGACCGCCTGTGCCGCGAGGGCCTCCGGCGCCGCCTGAACACCATCACCTACGAGGTGGACGAGGAGAAGTACTGGAAGCGGCTGGACTACGAACTGGGGGTCATCAAGGAGATGGGCTTCCCGGCTTACTTCCTCATCGTCCAGGACTTCATCAACTGGGCCAAGGACAACCGCATCCCGGTGGGGCCGGGCCGAGGCTCGGCCGCCGGTTCCATCGTGGCCTGGTCGCTCAAGATCACCAACCTCGACCCGCTGCCCTACGATCTGCTGTTCGAACGCTTCCTTAACGTGGAGCGCGTGTCCATGCCCGATATCGACGTGGACTTCTGCGAGCGCCGCCGGCTGGAGGTGGTCAAGTATTGCGCCGAAAAGTACGGCGTGGACCGGGTGGCCCAGATCACCACCTTCGGGACCATGAAGACCAAGGCGGTCATCAAGGACGTCGGCCGGGCCCTGGGCATGACCTTCGGCGAGACCGACCGCATCGCCAAGCTCATCCCGGACGACCCGGCGGTCATGGCCAAGCTGCTCGGCGTGGAAAAGGCCAAGATCACCGTTCCCAACGCCGTCAAGGCCGTGACCGAGCTGGACGACATGGTCGCCACCGACCCCAAGGTCGCCAAGCTCATCGACATTTCAACGCGCCTCGAAGGCCTGTGCCGACACGCCTCGACCCATGCGGCGGGCGTGGTCATCTCGAACAAGCCCATGATCGAATACCTTCCCCTCTACAAAGGGAAGAAGGGTGAAATCGTGACCCAGTTCGACATGAAGAAGGTCGAAAAGGTCGGCCTGATCAAGTTCGACTTCCTGGGACTGCGCACCATGACGGTCATCGAGGACTGCCTGGACATCATCCGGGAGCAGGGCAAGCAAGCCCCGAACCTGGAGACCCTGCACCTCGACGACCCGGACACCTTCGCCATCTTCGCCAAGGGCGACACGGACGGCATCTTCCAGGTGGAGTCGTCGGGCATGCGCAAGTACCTGCGCATGCTCGGCCCGGACTGCTTCGAGGACATCGTGGCCATGCTCGCCCTGTACCGGCCGGGCCCCCTGGGCATGATCGGCTCCCACGGCGTGTCCATGGTCGACGAGTTCATCATGCGCAAGCACGGCGAAATCGAAGTCACCTACCCGCACCCGTCCCTGGAGGAGACCCTGAAGCCCACTTACGGGGTCATGGTCTACCAGGAACAGGTCATGGCCACGGCCATGGTCATCGCCAACTACTCGCTGGGCGAAGGCGACCTGCTGCGCCGGGCCATGGGCAAGAAGATCGCCGAGGAGATGGCCAAGCAGCGGTCCCGGTTCCTGGAGGGGTCGCGCGAGAACAATATCGACGACGCCGTGGCCAACGACATCTTCGACACCATGGAGAAATTCGCGGCCTACGGCTTCAACAAGTCCCACTCGGCCGCCTACGCGCTCATCTCCTATCACACCGCCTACCTCAAGGCCCATTTCCCGGTGGAATTCATGGCCGCCCTGATGTCCACGGAAATGAACAACACCGACAAGATCATCATGTACGTCAACGCCTGCCGCGACATGGAGATCACCGTCCGCCAGCCGGACATCAACGCGGGCCAGGCGCGCTTTTCGGTCAAGGACGGGGAGATTCTCTTCGCCATGGCGGCCATCAAAAACGTGGGCGAGGAAGCCATCAACGAGATCGTGGTCGAGCGCGCCGCAAACGGCCCGTTCTCCAGCATCTTCGACTTCTGCGAGCGGGTGAACCTGCGGCGGGTGACCAAACGGGTCCTGGAATCGCTCATCAAGGCGGGCGCGCTGGACTGCTTCTCCTGTTCCCGAGCCGCCCTGCTCGAAGATCTGGACAAGGCCGTGGCGCTCGGCCAGAAAAAGGCCAAGGAGAAGGAATCGGGCATGCTCAACATGCTCGACATGCTCGGCGGCGGCGAGAAAAAGGACGCGCCCCACACGCCCACCTGCTCCCTGTGCGAGGAGTTCGAAGACCGCGAAAAGCTTTCGCTGGAAAAAGAGGTCCTCGGCTTCTTCCTGTCCGGCCATCCGCTGCTGGCCTACCGCCACGACATGCAGCGGCTGCGCACCGTGACCCTGGAGGAATGCAAGACCATTCCCAACGGCACCGAGGTCCGCGTGGCCGTGATCATCCCGGACTTCAAACAGTTCATCACCCGCAAGGGCGATCCCATGGCGTTCTGCAACGCCGAGGACCTGACCACCTACGGCGAAGTCACCATGCTGCCCAACGTCTACGCCGAGGCGCGCGAGCTGCTCGACGCGGACCGCCCCCTGCTGATCCAGGGCAAGATCGACCAGCGCGACGACCAGCCCGGTCCCGAGGGCGCGCCCAAATCCGCCAAGATCCTGGCGGACAAGGTCCAGTTCCTGGCCGACGCGGTCCAGGGCTCGGACCAGCCCGTGTCCCTGTGGATCGGCGAAAAGCGCGCGGTGGACGCCCACCTCAACGCGCTGAAGGCGATCCTCAAGCGTTACCCCGGCACCACCGGCGTGAACCTGGGCATCATCACCCCCGAGGCCGTCATCAACATGCGGCTGGGCAACGGCTGGAAGGTCTTCCCCGGCCGCGACTTCTGGAAGGAGGTCGAAGCCTGGCAAAACGGCGACGCCAAGGCCTACCGAGCCGAGACCGAGGCCCAGCCCGCCTGA
- a CDS encoding glycosyltransferase — MQESPTTWPKFRGATPRILLLTSQYFLIGELEAACKRLGVDHLLLDFGTREMDLDQFVAAMTEAFETFRPDFVLTVNHLGVDREGILAELLNRYNLPLASWFVDNPHLILGVYKHLLEPRAALFTWDLDTVGPLREMGFGHVFHLPLGADPSRLKPRRTEPVAAWRAPISFVGNSMLTKTLMRAQAANPSEALFRAGMEVAKAFASADAPLAGPFMTEHFPEVRAAYKAFNDPERELAFETFVTWQATLLYRLECVSRILPLRPLIVGDTGWQEFFSAHTGWRYHPELSYYDDLPDFYPASDINFNCTSRQMTGAVNQRVFDVPCCGGFLLTDRRHRIEDLFEPGSEIVCYATPEEIPALAERYLNDPAARKKVAEAARKRVLAEHTYDHRMRSIMETMRATFG; from the coding sequence ATGCAAGAATCCCCGACCACTTGGCCCAAATTCCGGGGCGCAACCCCGCGCATCCTCCTGCTCACCAGCCAATATTTCCTCATCGGCGAGCTTGAGGCCGCCTGCAAACGGCTCGGCGTGGATCACCTGCTCCTGGACTTCGGCACCAGGGAAATGGACCTCGACCAGTTCGTGGCCGCCATGACCGAAGCCTTCGAGACGTTCCGGCCGGACTTCGTGCTCACGGTCAATCACCTGGGCGTGGACCGTGAAGGTATTCTCGCCGAACTGCTCAACCGCTACAACCTGCCCCTGGCTTCCTGGTTCGTGGACAACCCGCACCTCATCCTCGGGGTCTACAAGCATCTTTTGGAGCCCCGCGCCGCCCTGTTCACCTGGGACCTCGACACCGTGGGGCCGCTACGGGAGATGGGCTTCGGCCATGTCTTCCACCTGCCGCTGGGCGCGGACCCCTCCCGGCTCAAACCCCGCCGGACCGAGCCCGTGGCGGCCTGGCGCGCACCCATCTCCTTCGTGGGCAACTCCATGCTGACCAAGACCCTGATGCGCGCCCAGGCGGCCAACCCGTCGGAGGCCCTGTTCCGGGCGGGCATGGAAGTGGCCAAGGCCTTCGCCTCGGCCGACGCGCCCCTGGCCGGACCATTCATGACCGAACACTTCCCCGAGGTCCGGGCCGCATACAAGGCGTTCAACGATCCCGAGCGGGAATTGGCCTTCGAGACTTTCGTCACCTGGCAGGCCACCTTGCTCTACCGGCTGGAGTGCGTCTCGCGCATCCTGCCGCTTCGGCCCCTCATCGTCGGCGATACCGGCTGGCAGGAATTTTTCTCCGCCCACACCGGCTGGCGCTACCATCCGGAACTTTCCTATTACGACGATCTGCCCGATTTCTACCCGGCAAGCGACATCAACTTCAACTGCACCAGCCGCCAGATGACCGGCGCAGTCAACCAACGCGTCTTCGACGTGCCCTGTTGCGGCGGCTTCCTGCTCACGGACCGCCGCCACCGCATCGAAGACCTGTTCGAGCCCGGCTCCGAGATCGTCTGCTACGCGACCCCCGAGGAAATCCCCGCTCTGGCCGAACGCTACCTGAACGACCCGGCGGCCCGGAAGAAGGTGGCCGAAGCCGCGCGCAAACGGGTTCTGGCCGAGCACACCTACGACCACCGCATGCGCTCCATCATGGAGACTATGCGCGCCACCTTCGGATAG
- a CDS encoding sensor domain-containing diguanylate cyclase — MSAKTKLITALTLILLVAFLATSLVNYAFTRASVRAELLHSALPLTGRNIYSEVQADMLRPILASTSMANDAFLKNWIKSGETDLGAITRYLADLRDKYGFLTTFFVSAKSDNYYCQNGILKKIGARDPHDVWYFAFVRKDVEFALDVDTNQAENGQLTIFVNFRVEDDNGRLLGVAGVGVNIDRVTGLLEKARRDYHREVYLVDQDGLVQVHRDKSRIERYYITKAGGIRDVAEAILVPRDEARSFQYDWDGEHYLLSTRYIPELKWFLVVEQSESSALASARDNLIRTVIVGLLASILIIVLCTLTINHYQSRLEKLAKTDPLTGTANRRALDEAFEQFAYKAARYGSPFSVVILDLDKFKVINDRYGHLTGDNVLKEVAATTRRIIRPTDILARWGGDEFLILLDGGREEAEALARRVANALAEEKRGIKVTFSHGLARFRTGDTLESMTHRADQAMYRAKHDTCRDQAL, encoded by the coding sequence ATGTCCGCCAAGACCAAACTCATCACCGCCCTGACCCTGATCCTGCTCGTGGCCTTCCTGGCCACCAGCCTGGTCAACTACGCCTTCACCCGGGCCTCGGTCCGGGCCGAACTGCTCCACTCCGCCCTGCCCCTGACCGGCAGGAACATCTACTCCGAAGTGCAGGCGGACATGCTCCGGCCCATCCTGGCCTCCACCTCCATGGCCAACGACGCCTTCCTCAAGAACTGGATCAAGTCCGGTGAAACGGACCTCGGGGCCATCACCCGGTACCTCGCGGACCTGCGGGACAAATACGGTTTCCTGACCACGTTCTTCGTCTCGGCCAAGAGCGACAACTACTATTGCCAAAATGGCATCCTCAAGAAGATCGGGGCCCGCGACCCCCACGACGTGTGGTATTTCGCCTTCGTGCGCAAGGATGTGGAGTTCGCCCTGGACGTGGACACCAACCAGGCCGAGAACGGGCAGTTGACCATTTTCGTCAACTTCCGCGTGGAAGACGACAACGGGCGGCTCCTGGGCGTGGCCGGGGTGGGAGTGAACATCGACCGGGTCACCGGCCTGCTGGAAAAAGCCCGCCGGGACTATCACCGCGAGGTCTATCTGGTGGACCAGGACGGGTTGGTCCAGGTCCATCGCGACAAGTCCCGCATCGAACGCTACTACATCACCAAGGCCGGCGGCATCCGCGACGTGGCCGAGGCCATCCTCGTGCCCCGTGACGAAGCGCGCAGCTTCCAGTACGACTGGGACGGCGAGCACTATCTCCTGTCCACCCGGTACATCCCGGAGCTGAAATGGTTCCTGGTCGTGGAGCAGAGCGAATCATCGGCCCTGGCCTCGGCCCGCGACAACCTGATACGCACCGTGATCGTCGGCCTGCTGGCCTCCATCCTGATCATCGTCCTCTGCACCCTCACCATCAATCACTACCAGAGCCGCCTGGAAAAACTGGCCAAGACCGACCCGCTGACCGGAACGGCCAACCGCCGCGCCCTGGACGAGGCCTTCGAGCAATTCGCTTACAAGGCCGCCCGCTACGGATCGCCCTTCTCGGTGGTCATCCTCGATCTGGACAAATTCAAGGTCATCAACGACCGGTACGGGCACCTGACCGGGGACAACGTGCTCAAGGAAGTGGCCGCCACCACCCGGCGAATCATCCGGCCCACGGATATCCTGGCCCGTTGGGGCGGGGACGAATTTCTCATCCTCCTGGACGGCGGCAGGGAAGAGGCGGAAGCCCTGGCCCGCCGCGTGGCCAACGCCCTGGCGGAGGAAAAGCGCGGCATCAAGGTGACCTTCAGCCACGGTCTGGCCCGGTTCCGGACGGGCGATACCCTGGAGTCCATGACCCATCGCGCGGACCAGGCCATGTACCGCGCCAAGCACGACACCTGCCGCGACCAGGCCCTGTAG
- the dtd gene encoding D-aminoacyl-tRNA deacylase — MRLVIQRVSDARVLVRDATVGEIGTGLLVLLGFGGADQPDLPETPVWRKMLDKLFNLRIFPDDAAKLNRSLSDIRGDLMLVSQFTLYADCRKGRRPSFTNACHPYIAEALYERFVEDARKLAPGGFATGRFGAEMHLDFTNWGPVTIILDSDEL; from the coding sequence ATGCGCCTGGTCATTCAACGGGTGTCCGACGCGCGCGTCCTGGTTCGGGACGCGACGGTCGGCGAGATCGGTACCGGCCTGCTCGTACTTCTGGGCTTCGGCGGCGCGGATCAGCCGGACCTCCCCGAAACCCCGGTCTGGCGAAAGATGCTCGACAAGCTGTTCAACCTGCGCATCTTCCCGGACGACGCGGCCAAGCTCAACCGATCGCTCTCGGACATCCGGGGCGACCTGATGCTCGTTTCCCAGTTCACCCTCTACGCGGATTGCCGCAAGGGACGCCGCCCCTCGTTCACCAACGCCTGCCACCCGTACATCGCCGAAGCCCTGTACGAGCGGTTCGTTGAGGACGCCCGCAAGCTCGCACCCGGCGGATTCGCCACGGGCCGTTTCGGAGCCGAGATGCACCTGGATTTCACCAATTGGGGCCCGGTGACCATCATCCTGGATTCCGACGAACTGTAA
- a CDS encoding SLC13 family permease gives MESLTDISAYLWGRLPLILLFVCGYFVYQLMAATRITDGFVAWALRRSKGRPRRVLFYIIAAAAVLSSFIPNTITVLTLVPVLKKLDRDFADRGVRGMTTVLMCSAIYGAAIGGMGSMIGSPANAVLFAALDLFQVAGRDHLTFFNWFLWSVPLVAAFVLAAWLVAAGLGLPRAARGVTLDLSGPIRAGADARQRYGALLFWLYMGYFVAEAVARENVPGFAAISPVVSLGFAALFLWLLFVRRAPDGGGRSGPLLKAGGLLKSVPRRGLAFILVLAVLVAVVHWTGLDQATVVLAGRLLKGEMDPRLLFLLTILAVIFLTEVLSNTAVVAAFFTIAYYAAKGHGMDPLPLMIAVGVASTCAFMTPIATTSNALAFGEMKGASLRGMLGLGLALNILGTLLMTGWLSWVLPRLY, from the coding sequence GTGGAATCATTGACCGACATCTCCGCCTACCTGTGGGGCCGATTGCCCCTCATCCTGCTCTTCGTGTGCGGGTATTTCGTGTACCAGCTCATGGCGGCCACGCGCATCACCGACGGGTTCGTGGCCTGGGCGCTCCGGCGCAGCAAGGGGCGCCCCCGGCGGGTCCTGTTCTACATCATCGCCGCCGCGGCCGTGCTCTCGTCCTTCATCCCCAATACCATCACCGTCCTGACCCTGGTCCCGGTGCTGAAGAAGCTGGACCGCGACTTCGCCGACCGGGGCGTGCGCGGCATGACCACGGTGCTCATGTGTTCGGCCATCTACGGCGCGGCCATCGGCGGCATGGGTTCCATGATCGGTTCGCCCGCCAACGCCGTGCTCTTCGCGGCCCTGGATCTGTTTCAGGTGGCCGGGCGCGACCATCTGACCTTCTTCAACTGGTTCCTGTGGTCCGTGCCCCTGGTGGCCGCATTCGTGCTGGCGGCATGGCTCGTGGCCGCGGGGCTGGGGCTGCCCCGGGCGGCGCGCGGCGTGACGCTCGACCTGTCCGGCCCGATCCGGGCCGGGGCGGACGCCCGCCAACGCTACGGGGCGCTCCTGTTCTGGTTGTATATGGGATATTTCGTGGCGGAAGCCGTGGCCCGGGAGAACGTGCCGGGGTTCGCGGCGATCTCGCCCGTGGTCAGCCTGGGCTTTGCCGCGCTTTTCCTCTGGCTGCTCTTCGTGCGCCGCGCCCCGGACGGGGGCGGGCGGTCCGGGCCGTTGCTGAAGGCGGGCGGTCTGCTCAAATCCGTGCCGCGCCGGGGACTGGCTTTCATCCTGGTTCTGGCGGTGCTGGTGGCGGTGGTCCACTGGACCGGCCTGGATCAGGCAACCGTGGTCCTGGCGGGCAGGCTGCTCAAGGGCGAGATGGACCCGCGCCTGCTCTTCCTGTTGACCATCCTGGCGGTCATCTTCCTGACGGAGGTCTTGTCCAATACCGCCGTGGTGGCCGCCTTCTTCACCATCGCCTACTACGCGGCCAAGGGACACGGCATGGACCCGCTGCCGCTGATGATCGCGGTGGGCGTGGCCTCCACCTGCGCCTTCATGACCCCCATCGCCACCACTTCCAACGCCCTGGCGTTCGGCGAGATGAAAGGCGCGTCCCTCCGGGGCATGCTCGGCCTGGGGCTCGCGCTCAACATCCTGGGCACGCTGCTCATGACCGGTTGGCTTTCCTGGGTGCTGCCCCGCCTCTACTAG
- a CDS encoding glycosyltransferase family 9 protein has translation MANKPILILQMQRMGDLILSYPLMLWLARRHPGHPIYVAAEQAFYEPLMRLSPPATYFPWSGVGHLETLDYELVLNLSIQEKAAVLAGKVRAETKLGPVRTPDGARHVLGDWQLYRTSLVRNNLYNRFHWGELNGLDAVPFTDIAATGFSGPRTLPGSNKVGLFLGASDAAKRPSAGFWAALVDELHERGLRTVLFGGPAEKTLGAEVIRLAKGPALNLCGTLALDEFGAVGQTLGLFITPDTGPMHLAAWTGLKCLNLSMGNVNPWETGPLQPGHYVLRADLPCAKGCWQCTRDALSCHEPFRPSRVAGLAKRLVRSSDSALLARMDLPGLSLFTTGRSALGLYHLQRLDQAPPDAERLASRFWQRLFGALFGLWEDDRAAGAWADLLRDAPEEAENLLAHIPEMGRRFTHGLRVGTALAPSFWADSPAMARPFTGFVHMYLENGDYSRKAWTHALALLERLAGVCA, from the coding sequence ATGGCGAACAAACCCATCCTCATATTGCAGATGCAGCGCATGGGAGATCTGATCCTCTCCTACCCGCTGATGCTCTGGCTGGCCCGCCGTCATCCCGGGCACCCCATCTACGTGGCCGCGGAACAAGCCTTTTACGAACCGCTCATGCGGCTCTCCCCTCCGGCCACCTATTTCCCGTGGTCCGGAGTCGGCCACCTGGAAACGCTCGACTACGAGCTGGTTCTGAACCTGTCCATCCAGGAAAAGGCCGCCGTGCTGGCGGGCAAGGTTCGGGCCGAAACCAAACTCGGGCCGGTCCGGACCCCGGACGGCGCCCGGCACGTACTCGGAGACTGGCAACTCTACCGAACCTCCCTGGTGCGCAACAACCTGTACAACCGTTTCCATTGGGGCGAGCTGAACGGGCTGGACGCCGTGCCCTTCACGGACATCGCCGCCACGGGATTCTCCGGGCCGCGCACCCTGCCCGGTTCCAACAAGGTCGGGCTGTTTCTCGGGGCCAGCGACGCGGCCAAGCGCCCATCCGCCGGATTCTGGGCCGCCCTGGTGGACGAACTCCACGAACGCGGCCTGCGCACCGTACTCTTCGGCGGCCCGGCGGAAAAGACACTCGGGGCCGAGGTGATCCGGCTGGCCAAAGGGCCCGCCCTGAACCTGTGCGGCACCCTGGCCCTGGACGAATTCGGGGCCGTGGGCCAGACGCTCGGATTGTTCATCACCCCGGACACCGGCCCCATGCACCTGGCCGCCTGGACCGGGCTCAAGTGCCTGAACCTGTCCATGGGCAACGTCAACCCGTGGGAGACCGGCCCGCTCCAGCCCGGCCATTACGTGCTCCGCGCCGATCTGCCCTGCGCCAAGGGATGTTGGCAATGTACCCGGGACGCCCTGTCCTGCCACGAGCCGTTTCGGCCAAGCCGAGTGGCCGGACTGGCCAAGCGGCTGGTCCGATCCAGCGACAGCGCCCTTTTGGCCCGCATGGACCTGCCGGGCCTGTCCCTGTTCACGACCGGCCGGTCGGCCCTCGGCCTATATCATCTGCAACGGCTCGACCAGGCCCCGCCCGACGCCGAACGCCTCGCCTCCCGGTTCTGGCAGCGCCTGTTCGGTGCGCTCTTCGGCCTTTGGGAAGACGACCGGGCCGCCGGGGCGTGGGCCGACCTCCTCCGGGACGCGCCCGAAGAGGCAGAAAACCTGCTCGCGCACATCCCCGAAATGGGCCGGAGGTTCACGCATGGCCTGCGAGTCGGGACCGCCCTGGCCCCGTCGTTTTGGGCCGACAGCCCGGCCATGGCCCGGCCGTTCACCGGGTTCGTACACATGTACCTGGAAAACGGGGACTATTCCCGCAAGGCCTGGACCCACGCCCTGGCGCTCCTGGAACGGCTGGCCGGAGTCTGCGCCTAG